The following are from one region of the Alicyclobacillus fastidiosus genome:
- a CDS encoding ABC transporter permease subunit gives MITLRTNPKRSSLGNLESLPSLFIMCILIVYPLASLLIQIVFPNVFSAHMNWKFSVSDVGRVLSVPLNVISIVNSLWMGAIGAVIAVIIGTVTAFGAQNASGWTKKLIHTCVWIILFAPSFVIASGWVVLLQGGGIIPELFHFSPNAFNWFFSPVGLFLIMGLRYFPFAHFAMTQSLQNIGPEYIRAAKLLGAKRWTIFFQIWLRLLAPALLAGATIAFAEGFGDYSLASVITPNLNVPLVAFQIYSALYELPVDFSSAAVLSLIVIVVTAAAIMLQFWWLNRRRYGTISGSSWADVSSEKERPKWVVWLALFVIAIGLILPLGATLIQSFWKNNFQGFAAANWTISNYVSALGVGDSGLAALLRTAMYALITSCIVMLLGLYIAQQMTFNKSAVNKSINAVTMSTIAIPGIVLGCGYVFGWNALYLKPLHMDIFGTSLCLGLAYVAVHLPYAIRLQLSAMLQISPNLLSAAQILGARKGFVLRTIVLPLVMETAISTFLISFTGTMFELPAASMLYPAGHPPISVLINHLFADSDWAPGSALSIIGMLAVFGSYALGNFLLRKLLGGKSLNGTWDRSPTVSSVRGSTETSRVAAAPQGRGSSPTDLTITHT, from the coding sequence ATGATAACATTACGTACTAATCCAAAGCGTTCATCGCTGGGCAACCTGGAGTCGTTACCGAGTCTGTTCATCATGTGTATCCTGATCGTGTATCCACTCGCGAGTCTCTTGATTCAGATTGTATTTCCAAATGTATTTAGCGCACATATGAATTGGAAGTTTTCCGTTAGCGACGTTGGTCGGGTCCTCAGCGTCCCGCTTAACGTCATCTCCATTGTCAATTCACTATGGATGGGTGCTATAGGCGCTGTGATCGCAGTTATTATTGGTACGGTTACAGCGTTTGGTGCACAAAATGCAAGCGGGTGGACGAAGAAACTGATTCATACATGCGTTTGGATCATTTTATTTGCTCCGTCCTTCGTAATCGCGTCAGGTTGGGTTGTTCTCTTGCAGGGTGGAGGAATCATACCTGAGCTGTTTCACTTTTCACCAAATGCATTTAATTGGTTTTTTTCTCCAGTTGGGTTGTTTCTCATCATGGGATTGCGTTATTTTCCATTCGCGCACTTTGCTATGACGCAATCGCTCCAAAATATTGGTCCAGAGTATATCCGAGCTGCAAAACTTCTTGGAGCAAAACGCTGGACCATCTTCTTTCAGATTTGGCTACGCTTATTGGCGCCTGCTCTGTTGGCGGGTGCGACAATCGCGTTTGCGGAGGGGTTCGGAGACTACAGTTTAGCGTCCGTCATCACACCCAATTTGAACGTTCCGCTCGTTGCGTTTCAAATTTATTCCGCCTTGTACGAACTACCTGTAGATTTTTCGTCTGCAGCAGTTCTTTCATTAATAGTCATTGTTGTTACTGCAGCTGCGATTATGTTGCAGTTCTGGTGGTTGAATCGACGAAGATATGGAACGATTTCCGGTTCTTCCTGGGCCGATGTTTCATCGGAAAAGGAGCGACCTAAATGGGTGGTTTGGCTAGCTTTGTTTGTCATCGCGATTGGGCTGATTTTACCACTTGGTGCGACACTCATCCAATCATTCTGGAAGAATAACTTTCAAGGTTTTGCTGCAGCGAATTGGACCATTTCAAATTATGTATCAGCCTTAGGTGTCGGCGATTCCGGTTTAGCCGCCTTACTTCGAACTGCAATGTACGCCTTAATTACATCTTGTATCGTCATGTTGCTCGGATTGTATATTGCTCAACAGATGACTTTCAACAAGTCTGCTGTCAATAAATCTATCAACGCCGTTACCATGTCGACCATTGCCATACCAGGTATTGTCCTTGGTTGTGGGTACGTGTTTGGCTGGAATGCGTTATATCTGAAACCTTTACATATGGATATCTTTGGGACATCGCTTTGTTTGGGGTTGGCGTATGTAGCCGTTCATCTGCCGTACGCGATACGTCTCCAACTCAGTGCAATGCTACAAATTTCACCAAACCTACTTTCTGCCGCGCAAATTCTAGGTGCCCGCAAAGGATTCGTGCTTCGAACCATCGTATTGCCGTTGGTGATGGAAACAGCGATATCGACCTTCCTCATCTCGTTCACCGGCACGATGTTTGAATTGCCTGCAGCTTCTATGCTTTATCCGGCTGGTCATCCACCAATATCGGTGTTGATTAATCACTTGTTTGCGGACTCTGACTGGGCACCTGGTTCAGCGCTAAGTATCATTGGGATGTTGGCCGTCTTTGGTTCTTACGCACTCGGAAACTTCCTCTTGCGCAAGTTACTTGGTGGAAAAAGTTTGAATGGCACTTGGGATAGAAGTCCAACGGTGTCGTCTGTACGAGGCTCGACAGAGACGAGCAGGGTTGCTGCGGCCCCTCAAGGCAGGGGTAGTTCACCTACCGACTTAACCATTACCCATACTTGA
- a CDS encoding ABC transporter ATP-binding protein, whose amino-acid sequence MYISLKHVTKKYNDKVVLNDISLEIEKGQILALLGPSGCGKTTLLNSLAGLVDIEFGHIEVNGQLYSRGGYTLPPESRKIGMVFQDFALWPHMNVFDNIAFGLKVQRLSRSAVSNRVAEMLEVVRLSGYENHFPYQLSGGQKQRVAIARALAPGPSLLLMDEPLSSLDAQLRVEMRWQLVEIIREGRGYDRLCYPRSG is encoded by the coding sequence ATGTATATCTCACTTAAACATGTCACAAAGAAGTATAACGACAAGGTCGTCTTGAACGATATTTCGCTCGAAATTGAGAAGGGGCAAATTCTTGCCTTACTGGGGCCATCAGGTTGCGGAAAGACGACGCTACTAAACTCTCTAGCAGGACTGGTCGACATTGAGTTCGGACACATAGAAGTGAATGGGCAACTATACTCAAGGGGTGGTTATACGTTACCACCGGAGTCACGCAAAATCGGCATGGTGTTTCAAGACTTCGCGCTGTGGCCACATATGAATGTCTTCGACAACATCGCATTTGGTTTAAAGGTTCAACGGCTCTCGCGCTCCGCAGTTTCAAATCGTGTTGCAGAAATGCTTGAAGTCGTCCGTCTTAGTGGGTATGAAAACCACTTTCCGTACCAGCTCTCTGGCGGTCAGAAACAAAGAGTAGCCATCGCACGGGCTTTGGCGCCTGGACCGAGTTTACTGCTCATGGACGAACCTCTTTCTAGCCTGGATGCACAGCTACGCGTCGAAATGCGATGGCAGCTTGTAGAGATTATAAGGGAAGGCCGGGGTTACGACCGTCTATGTTACCCACGATCAGGCTGA
- a CDS encoding TOBE domain-containing protein, producing MADHIVLLHRGNIEQQGTPTDLYRSPETSFTAAFIGTSNLLPCDIVSESGGFVTVDCDGLQWTTQTVDYVSDQPMMLMVRPDDIQEIGQNPIHSKGTSILGKIERKSYLGNQWLYGVRISCSTNPVLEWVDDEERQVGDSVSLWVPMEATRIVRKDSVTLV from the coding sequence ATGGCTGACCATATTGTTCTTCTTCATCGAGGAAATATAGAACAACAGGGGACACCGACCGATTTGTACCGCTCCCCTGAGACGTCCTTTACAGCAGCTTTTATTGGTACATCAAATTTGTTGCCCTGCGACATCGTTTCAGAGTCGGGAGGATTTGTAACTGTGGACTGTGACGGACTACAATGGACGACGCAAACGGTAGACTATGTCTCGGATCAGCCTATGATGTTGATGGTTCGCCCCGACGACATTCAAGAAATTGGCCAAAATCCCATTCACAGCAAGGGAACCTCTATTCTAGGTAAGATCGAACGAAAATCATACCTCGGCAATCAATGGCTCTATGGAGTGCGTATATCCTGTTCCACAAATCCCGTACTCGAGTGGGTAGATGACGAGGAACGACAAGTCGGGGATAGCGTCTCTCTTTGGGTTCCTATGGAGGCTACGAGAATTGTCCGTAAAGACTCAGTTACGTTGGTTTGA
- a CDS encoding glycosyltransferase, whose protein sequence is MFKNWLSFGMAAYHTPGFQDTSRLMTRGFHGEVMYVEPSRSLFHEKKFKGTLWSWKSCKMGEHNTILTPPFSIPKKLEILSTALKRQIKNLDDELSNHWGHNWRNETVVYVTNWTPYQYRVIERLNPQHVIFDCVDDVLSFPYGWNREEVVTAWRRLAALSSSVLAVSPTLRNQMEALLNQPVVLLPNGVDAELFMNPSSEVPTGLERNGNQVRVGFAGTLNHWIDFDAMLSIVDTFPEVTLFLLGKEGQMAGERHAQSYRRLLEHGHVRYLGAVPYEDLPEYLHALDILLLPRISSKASTSSNPLKLLEYLAVGKPIVVGGVPVTSDLNRLVYTTNEKITFQEAFRNALVEVHNPSKSRVMDRQAYALSRTWDQRVKRALSSALPAYTLPVGANQ, encoded by the coding sequence ATGTTCAAAAACTGGCTTAGTTTTGGCATGGCGGCATACCACACACCTGGCTTTCAAGATACCTCGCGATTAATGACCCGAGGATTTCATGGGGAAGTCATGTATGTAGAACCATCCCGATCATTGTTTCATGAGAAGAAATTCAAAGGGACCCTGTGGAGTTGGAAATCATGCAAAATGGGCGAACACAATACGATCTTGACGCCCCCCTTTTCGATTCCAAAGAAATTAGAGATTTTATCGACTGCACTCAAACGTCAAATAAAGAATCTCGATGATGAGCTTTCCAACCACTGGGGACACAACTGGAGGAATGAGACGGTCGTTTACGTCACGAATTGGACACCTTATCAATATCGGGTTATAGAACGACTCAATCCGCAACATGTCATCTTTGATTGTGTTGACGATGTACTTTCATTCCCTTACGGATGGAACCGGGAAGAAGTTGTTACTGCTTGGCGCCGATTAGCAGCCCTTTCGTCTTCCGTATTAGCTGTCTCCCCAACACTTCGTAATCAAATGGAAGCGTTACTCAATCAACCTGTTGTACTGTTGCCAAACGGAGTTGACGCTGAACTCTTCATGAACCCGTCGTCTGAAGTTCCAACTGGATTAGAGCGAAACGGAAATCAAGTTCGTGTAGGTTTTGCCGGAACGTTAAACCACTGGATCGACTTTGATGCAATGCTTTCCATTGTAGATACTTTCCCGGAAGTTACTCTGTTTTTGTTGGGGAAAGAGGGTCAGATGGCAGGTGAGCGGCATGCGCAATCCTATAGACGGCTTCTCGAACACGGTCATGTAAGATATCTTGGTGCTGTTCCCTACGAAGATTTACCGGAGTACCTTCACGCATTGGATATACTGTTACTGCCTCGCATATCGTCAAAGGCGAGTACATCTTCTAATCCCTTGAAGCTGCTTGAGTATCTTGCTGTGGGAAAACCCATTGTCGTTGGTGGTGTTCCGGTGACATCGGATCTCAATCGCCTTGTATATACGACCAACGAGAAAATTACTTTTCAAGAAGCATTTCGAAATGCGTTGGTTGAAGTCCATAACCCTTCTAAGAGTAGGGTTATGGACAGGCAGGCGTACGCCCTATCGCGCACATGGGATCAACGGGTTAAAAGGGCATTAAGCTCTGCTTTACCAGCCTATACCCTTCCCGTGGGTGCGAATCAATAA
- a CDS encoding IS5 family transposase, translating to MYANHQDQQILPGDFFLPFGGRLREDNRWVELSYLIPWRRVEQEYSKHFSKDLRGGRAMSVRMALGALIIQEREGFSDRHLVQHITENPYLQYFLGLEAYQEEPPFDPSLLTYFRKRLGPDAINQVNEWIVQAAREEEEDGDDNGPKDNPPTSSGEDANGRPQAESQEPRAHQGKLILDATCAPADIAYPTDLTLLNTAREKLEDIIDTLHASHVGYMKKPRDRRRQARRDYLRTAKNRKPSRSEIRKAIGRQLRYVARDLRFIEQLAEHTPLTTLSRKQYRDLLVIGELHRQQREMYRTRSHRVDDRIVSIAQPDVRPIVRGKAKANVEFGSKVAISVVDGYAMMEKTSWDSFNEGTTLIESVERYVERFGCYPEAVLADKIYRTRENLRYCKEHGIRLSGPKLGRPPKHVEPGEKQQEREDVGERNAVEGKFGEAKRNYGLGLIRARLRQTSETVIALQLLVMNLEKRLRLLFWLLFGELFEVDFCIMGPVY from the coding sequence ATGTACGCGAATCATCAAGATCAACAGATACTCCCCGGCGACTTCTTTCTACCGTTCGGTGGTCGACTCAGAGAAGATAATCGTTGGGTTGAGCTCTCCTATCTCATCCCGTGGCGACGCGTGGAACAAGAATACAGCAAACACTTTAGCAAGGACCTTCGAGGCGGGCGCGCAATGTCCGTTAGAATGGCGCTTGGTGCGCTCATCATTCAGGAACGTGAAGGCTTTTCAGACCGCCACTTGGTTCAACACATCACGGAAAACCCGTACCTGCAGTACTTCCTCGGTCTTGAGGCATATCAGGAAGAACCGCCTTTTGATCCTTCTCTGCTGACATACTTTCGTAAGCGGCTTGGCCCTGATGCTATTAACCAAGTGAATGAGTGGATTGTGCAGGCAGCACGTGAGGAAGAAGAGGATGGAGACGACAACGGTCCCAAAGACAATCCTCCAACCTCCTCCGGGGAAGATGCAAACGGTCGTCCACAAGCAGAATCTCAAGAACCACGCGCGCATCAAGGGAAGCTTATTCTGGATGCAACCTGCGCGCCTGCAGATATTGCGTATCCGACAGACCTGACACTGTTGAACACAGCGCGTGAGAAGTTGGAGGACATCATCGACACACTCCATGCGTCACATGTCGGCTACATGAAGAAACCTAGAGACCGGCGGCGCCAAGCGCGTCGTGACTACTTGCGAACGGCAAAGAACCGAAAGCCAAGCCGGTCAGAGATTCGTAAGGCTATTGGGCGACAGTTGCGCTATGTGGCAAGGGACTTGAGATTCATTGAACAACTGGCAGAACATACACCGCTTACTACCCTCTCGCGGAAACAATACCGCGATCTCTTGGTTATTGGCGAGTTGCATCGCCAACAACGAGAGATGTATCGCACGCGAAGCCACCGGGTTGACGACAGAATCGTCAGCATCGCACAGCCAGACGTTCGACCCATTGTACGTGGAAAAGCAAAAGCGAATGTGGAGTTCGGTTCAAAGGTCGCCATCAGTGTTGTGGACGGATACGCCATGATGGAGAAGACAAGCTGGGATAGCTTCAATGAGGGAACGACCCTGATTGAATCCGTAGAGCGGTATGTTGAGCGCTTCGGTTGCTATCCGGAAGCCGTTCTGGCGGACAAAATCTATCGAACGCGAGAGAACCTCAGGTACTGCAAGGAACACGGAATCCGGTTGAGCGGGCCGAAACTTGGTCGTCCGCCAAAGCATGTGGAGCCAGGAGAAAAGCAACAAGAGCGCGAGGACGTGGGTGAGCGTAACGCGGTGGAAGGGAAATTTGGCGAAGCCAAGCGAAACTATGGGCTTGGCTTGATTCGAGCACGGCTTCGTCAGACGAGCGAGACTGTGATCGCCCTGCAACTGTTGGTCATGAACCTCGAAAAGAGGCTGCGGCTTCTTTTCTGGCTCTTGTTTGGAGAACTCTTTGAGGTTGATTTTTGCATCATGGGGCCTGTGTATTAA
- a CDS encoding ABC transporter ATP-binding protein, translated as MTNWVIQTSGLTRTYKTQIAVNLLNLRVPEGTIYGFLGPNGAGKTTTIRMLLGLIRPTSGDIEIFRKSLAQNRMSILKKVGSLVESPSYYGHLSGFENLAVFARLLDVSDQRIREVLEIVRLTPAANKAVKGYSLGMKQRLGIASALLASPKLLILDEPTNGLDPAGIHEIRQLIIDMPRQHGISVLVSSHLLSEIEQMATWVGIINQGKLLFQDHIQALRQESQAELLIDVDRPQDALAILQREGFEVTMVDKSLVLKNIEYPEYAQVNKKLVLADIPVFRIREHAPSLEDIFLRLVGTGGSL; from the coding sequence ATGACAAATTGGGTGATTCAAACTTCTGGCCTCACACGGACATATAAAACGCAGATTGCGGTAAATCTACTTAATTTAAGAGTACCTGAAGGAACGATTTACGGTTTTCTTGGGCCGAACGGTGCGGGTAAAACGACGACAATTCGAATGTTGTTAGGACTGATTCGCCCGACATCGGGTGACATCGAGATCTTTCGGAAATCTCTGGCACAGAATCGAATGTCCATCCTCAAGAAAGTTGGGTCTCTCGTGGAGAGCCCTTCATATTATGGGCATCTGTCGGGGTTCGAAAATTTGGCTGTTTTTGCACGTCTCCTAGATGTATCGGATCAACGAATTCGTGAGGTTCTGGAAATTGTCCGATTGACGCCTGCTGCCAATAAAGCAGTGAAAGGCTACTCTCTTGGCATGAAACAACGCCTCGGCATTGCGAGCGCACTCTTGGCAAGCCCGAAGTTATTAATTCTCGACGAACCAACGAACGGTTTAGATCCGGCGGGGATTCACGAAATCCGCCAACTCATTATTGACATGCCACGACAGCATGGGATATCGGTGCTCGTTTCGAGTCATTTGCTCAGCGAGATTGAACAGATGGCTACATGGGTCGGCATCATCAATCAGGGCAAGCTCCTCTTCCAGGATCATATCCAGGCTCTTCGTCAGGAGAGTCAAGCTGAACTCCTTATCGATGTAGATCGTCCGCAGGATGCTCTCGCCATTCTCCAGCGAGAAGGGTTTGAGGTGACCATGGTGGACAAGTCACTGGTACTCAAAAACATCGAATATCCTGAATACGCACAGGTAAACAAGAAACTGGTTCTCGCCGATATTCCAGTCTTTCGGATCCGAGAACATGCACCTTCTTTGGAGGATATATTCCTTCGTCTCGTTGGAACAGGAGGCAGTTTGTAA
- a CDS encoding ABC transporter permease has protein sequence MVWKVIQSEWLKIRKSSVWFPVILAPLLTIAIGVMGARHGQLLNRTSSSPWSSYYLIIVVAYSLLLLPLLTGVLASVICRFEHLSGGWKQVLAFPVPRTTIYCVKFLYVLLLVALAQVLMMFGVIGTGLTVLHITSSIPWQLLLRSILGGWLACIPFIALQLWVSMWWKSFGAPFALNVILTIPAVAVAHSSRFGPIYPWAQPMLAMLPSGHQFLNVTTKTTLTIIVSGILLVAVGWFHFQKRDITS, from the coding sequence ATGGTATGGAAAGTCATTCAATCTGAATGGTTGAAGATACGCAAATCGAGCGTCTGGTTCCCGGTTATTTTAGCACCCCTCTTAACTATTGCAATAGGCGTCATGGGTGCACGACACGGTCAGTTGCTAAACCGTACTAGCAGTAGTCCTTGGAGCAGCTACTATTTGATTATTGTCGTCGCATATTCGTTGTTGCTATTACCACTTTTGACCGGTGTCTTAGCATCCGTGATCTGCCGCTTCGAACATTTATCTGGAGGGTGGAAGCAAGTGTTGGCCTTTCCCGTCCCCAGAACGACTATCTACTGTGTGAAATTCTTATACGTGCTATTGCTTGTAGCGTTAGCGCAAGTGCTTATGATGTTTGGCGTAATTGGCACGGGGCTTACGGTTTTGCACATCACCTCCTCGATTCCATGGCAGCTACTGTTACGCAGCATCTTAGGCGGATGGTTGGCTTGTATCCCATTCATTGCATTGCAACTTTGGGTCTCTATGTGGTGGAAAAGCTTTGGTGCACCCTTTGCATTGAACGTAATTTTGACGATTCCTGCTGTCGCCGTTGCCCACTCAAGCCGCTTCGGACCCATTTATCCTTGGGCACAACCGATGCTCGCTATGTTACCCAGTGGACATCAATTCCTCAATGTCACCACAAAGACGACGCTAACCATCATCGTTTCGGGGATCCTCCTGGTTGCAGTGGGGTGGTTCCACTTTCAGAAACGAGACATCACTTCATAA
- a CDS encoding DedA family protein: protein MTEVERLAHGITSLIQIYGYIGIFLAMVLESACIPLPSEVIMPFGGYLVVLGHLNFWGVVICGTLGNLVGSLIAYFIGRYGGRLLILKYGRLIRLSEHHLKMAENWFTKRGQSAVLIGRVLPIVRTFISLPAGVAQMPVVQFLLYTLIGSLPWVYMLTWSGTALGKGWEGINKYVHPLTYAVVAAIVITVATYVVKLLRHRQE from the coding sequence ATGACTGAGGTGGAACGGTTGGCTCACGGTATTACATCACTCATTCAAATATATGGGTATATCGGGATTTTTTTAGCCATGGTCCTAGAGAGTGCGTGTATTCCACTGCCAAGCGAAGTGATTATGCCGTTTGGCGGGTATCTGGTCGTCCTTGGTCACCTGAATTTTTGGGGTGTGGTGATTTGCGGGACCCTAGGAAACCTGGTAGGCTCACTAATTGCCTATTTTATCGGCCGTTACGGTGGGCGGTTGTTGATTCTTAAATATGGTCGTTTGATTCGTTTGTCAGAACATCATCTTAAAATGGCAGAAAACTGGTTCACTAAGCGTGGACAATCAGCTGTACTTATCGGGAGAGTTCTTCCCATCGTACGAACATTTATCTCACTACCCGCAGGCGTTGCACAGATGCCCGTTGTTCAATTCTTATTGTATACCCTCATCGGGTCACTTCCGTGGGTCTACATGCTCACTTGGTCGGGGACAGCTTTGGGAAAGGGGTGGGAGGGAATCAATAAATATGTTCATCCATTGACTTACGCGGTTGTAGCAGCAATCGTCATAACAGTGGCAACATACGTAGTGAAATTGCTTAGACATCGACAAGAGTAG
- a CDS encoding rod shape-determining protein: MFARRDVAVDLGTTNTLVYVRGQGIVLREPSVMAIQQGTGAICAVGAVAKQMIGRTPRDIVVVRPIRDGAIADLQTTSKMIKHFLEKALKVSQLKRLVKPRVIISVPSGITAVEKRAVENAILQVGAKHARTIKEPMAAAIGASLPIGDATGSMVVDIGGGTTETAVISLGRIVTTRSVRSGGDAIDARIVQYMKKVHNLAIGEPTAETLKLSIGAIEADVNQEYLNVRGRDLVTGLPKTLSVSSSEIIYTLHEAIDSIVELVRTTLERIPPELSADIIERGIVLSGGGTLLRNLDDVLSAKTGIPVSIVENPLDCVAIGTGKVLEDYDSSSRWDHKLQPRA; this comes from the coding sequence ATGTTTGCACGTCGTGATGTAGCTGTCGATCTGGGCACCACAAATACATTAGTCTACGTCAGAGGGCAAGGTATCGTCTTGCGTGAACCCTCTGTAATGGCTATTCAACAAGGTACGGGTGCGATTTGTGCTGTGGGGGCAGTGGCTAAACAGATGATTGGACGGACGCCCCGCGATATCGTCGTGGTTCGGCCCATAAGAGATGGAGCTATCGCGGACCTCCAGACAACATCAAAGATGATAAAGCATTTTCTTGAAAAGGCATTGAAGGTTTCACAGCTAAAACGGTTAGTGAAACCGAGAGTGATCATCTCTGTACCTTCCGGGATAACCGCAGTCGAAAAACGCGCAGTTGAAAATGCAATCCTTCAAGTAGGAGCAAAACATGCCCGAACAATTAAAGAGCCGATGGCAGCAGCCATTGGAGCAAGTCTGCCTATCGGTGACGCCACAGGATCTATGGTTGTGGATATAGGTGGTGGAACTACGGAGACAGCTGTCATTTCGCTTGGGAGAATCGTTACAACTCGATCAGTTCGTTCAGGAGGCGATGCAATCGATGCACGCATTGTCCAATATATGAAAAAAGTCCATAACTTGGCGATTGGAGAGCCTACGGCGGAAACCCTCAAGCTTTCTATAGGCGCAATTGAAGCCGATGTGAATCAAGAGTATCTCAATGTTCGAGGACGAGATCTTGTAACCGGGTTGCCGAAGACTCTGTCGGTGAGTTCTTCAGAAATCATTTATACTCTGCATGAAGCAATTGATTCTATTGTAGAACTTGTGAGGACTACGCTTGAAAGAATACCGCCAGAACTCTCCGCAGATATTATAGAGCGAGGAATTGTTCTTTCAGGAGGTGGTACGTTATTACGCAATTTGGATGATGTATTAAGTGCTAAAACCGGTATACCCGTTTCTATTGTGGAAAATCCGCTTGACTGTGTTGCTATAGGAACAGGAAAAGTCCTCGAGGATTATGACTCCAGTAGTCGTTGGGATCACAAGCTTCAGCCTAGAGCCTAG
- a CDS encoding DedA family protein → MGFEHIATTYGYTGVFVLLALEYVILIVPGETVLTTLGVFSHTNQIHFNLPLMILSASMGTFTGSMLTYLIGRTVGRPVIQKFGRYIFITQKRLRKTERLFQRQAIWTLIITKYIAVIRDVIPYITGINKLKLKIYIPIQLVASFLWTSTFLIAGNLLERAGASIYHHWRIELIPGVLLMIGVVIGYRLMHKRIHGLVDIGDEEEVGG, encoded by the coding sequence GTGGGTTTCGAACACATCGCAACAACATATGGATATACCGGTGTTTTTGTTTTACTTGCCCTTGAGTATGTGATTCTTATTGTGCCAGGGGAAACCGTACTAACAACATTAGGAGTTTTTTCTCACACAAACCAAATCCATTTCAATCTGCCACTGATGATTTTATCTGCTAGTATGGGTACTTTTACCGGATCAATGCTAACCTACCTTATTGGCCGCACTGTCGGACGACCTGTTATACAGAAATTTGGAAGGTATATATTCATTACCCAAAAACGTCTGCGAAAAACAGAACGGTTGTTTCAACGGCAAGCCATCTGGACATTGATTATCACTAAGTACATTGCAGTGATACGAGATGTTATTCCATATATTACCGGAATCAATAAGTTGAAGCTTAAAATTTACATTCCGATTCAATTGGTTGCGTCATTTCTTTGGACCAGTACGTTTTTAATAGCTGGAAACCTCCTAGAACGGGCGGGAGCATCTATTTACCATCATTGGCGGATCGAACTGATACCGGGGGTGCTGTTAATGATAGGTGTAGTAATTGGATATCGGTTAATGCATAAGCGGATACATGGCTTGGTTGACATTGGTGATGAGGAAGAAGTTGGAGGATGA
- a CDS encoding B3/4 domain-containing protein, producing the protein MPRFIIEDNFWSIFPHAKIGTVICQGIDNSIRDVEYYEKLLQNAETEAHKFLSLDEFSSQPVISVWREAFQKFKTKKGARCSIEALLKRVKNGNHIGTINPLVDIYNSISLRYGLPCGGEDIDTFLGDIRLTQANGNEPFIPLGSDENASPYEGEIVYKDDGGAICRCWNWREALRTMLTEDTKNAFLCIELIDEKRTDEFYKALKELSILVSHHLGGSVRTEMLDLNYREITIGG; encoded by the coding sequence GTGCCTAGATTCATCATTGAAGACAATTTTTGGTCGATATTCCCCCATGCGAAAATAGGCACCGTTATTTGTCAGGGTATTGATAATTCAATTAGAGACGTTGAATACTACGAAAAGTTGCTGCAGAATGCAGAAACAGAAGCGCATAAGTTTCTTAGTCTGGATGAATTCAGTAGCCAACCAGTCATATCAGTTTGGCGAGAAGCTTTCCAGAAATTCAAGACGAAGAAGGGGGCAAGGTGTTCAATTGAAGCTTTGTTAAAGAGAGTGAAAAACGGCAACCACATCGGAACCATAAACCCACTGGTTGACATCTATAATTCGATTTCATTGCGTTATGGGCTTCCGTGCGGTGGAGAAGATATCGATACTTTTTTAGGTGATATTCGACTAACTCAAGCAAATGGAAACGAACCCTTTATCCCGTTAGGAAGTGACGAAAATGCTTCCCCATATGAGGGGGAAATTGTATATAAAGATGATGGCGGTGCAATATGCAGATGTTGGAACTGGCGTGAAGCGCTGAGGACAATGCTCACCGAAGATACGAAGAATGCGTTCCTCTGTATTGAATTAATCGATGAAAAGAGAACCGATGAGTTTTACAAAGCGCTTAAAGAATTGTCTATTTTAGTGTCACATCACCTTGGGGGTAGTGTGAGGACTGAAATGTTAGACCTAAATTATAGAGAAATCACAATAGGTGGTTAA